A portion of the Tindallia magadiensis genome contains these proteins:
- a CDS encoding sensor histidine kinase — MEWNRKNVENLILVTMIITFSGQIYLSPLPSVFRLSMAVAALTVTLIHFQKLPVMLVCGTVAFTIPLFRAFVDYMSISSVGFIQLFWIYAPVAIYYFSYGILFEFLQIRKKLQSPMLFMFSLWFVDSFSNLMELSLRQLLNRTEIGDTILQIIVIGMIRTVLTYFLYNTTLYYIERYDRSLKEKKYRETLLFLSRLRSELFFIRKSIADIEEAMKESYSLYQQLKPGVLKEQALSVTKNIHEIKKDYARVVEGMEKALAGEEDFSIMSVREIFELLKENYISLSTNENLDIRFVFQCRNNLITSEYYPLVSILNNLIVNALEAIDQEGSIVVKAFQEKEYYHFQVIDNGKGVDPKDLDLLFLPGYSTKYNEVTGKMSTGIGLSHVKEIVENHFSGTIQVDTLHQGKWTRFWIQIPVKRILEVAS, encoded by the coding sequence ATGGAATGGAATCGAAAAAATGTTGAAAACTTAATACTAGTGACAATGATTATCACATTTTCAGGTCAAATATATTTAAGCCCACTCCCCAGCGTATTTCGATTATCAATGGCGGTTGCGGCCCTTACCGTTACCTTGATTCATTTTCAAAAATTACCAGTAATGCTGGTATGTGGAACAGTAGCTTTTACGATCCCTTTATTTCGAGCGTTTGTCGATTATATGAGTATTTCTTCCGTTGGATTTATTCAGCTTTTTTGGATTTATGCTCCTGTTGCCATCTACTATTTTTCATATGGTATCTTATTTGAATTTCTTCAAATAAGAAAAAAACTTCAAAGCCCAATGCTATTTATGTTTTCTTTATGGTTTGTCGATAGCTTTTCAAATCTGATGGAATTATCCTTAAGACAATTATTAAATCGAACAGAAATAGGGGATACCATTCTGCAAATCATTGTTATTGGAATGATACGAACCGTGCTTACCTATTTTCTTTATAACACCACACTATACTACATTGAACGCTATGACCGAAGCTTAAAAGAGAAAAAATATCGAGAAACATTATTATTTCTCTCTCGATTAAGATCTGAGCTGTTTTTTATTAGAAAATCTATTGCAGATATTGAGGAAGCTATGAAGGAAAGCTATAGTCTTTATCAACAACTGAAGCCGGGTGTTTTAAAAGAGCAAGCCCTCAGTGTGACAAAAAATATTCATGAAATAAAGAAAGACTATGCCCGAGTCGTAGAGGGAATGGAAAAAGCCCTGGCAGGAGAAGAAGACTTTTCCATTATGAGTGTTCGGGAAATATTTGAACTACTAAAAGAAAACTACATTAGTTTATCTACTAACGAAAATCTTGACATTCGCTTTGTTTTTCAATGTCGCAATAATTTGATTACTTCTGAATACTATCCGCTTGTTTCTATTCTCAACAATTTAATCGTCAATGCACTAGAAGCTATTGATCAGGAAGGCTCTATCGTTGTAAAGGCTTTTCAGGAGAAAGAATATTATCATTTTCAGGTAATCGATAATGGAAAGGGGGTTGACCCTAAAGACCTTGACCTTCTTTTCCTTCCCGGTTATTCTACCAAGTATAACGAAGTAACCGGAAAAATGTCTACGGGCATTGGTCTTTCACATGTTAAAGAAATTGTTGAAAATCATTTTTCTGGTACGATACAAGTGGATACACTCCATCAGGGAAAGTGGACTCGCTTTTGGATTCAAATACCGGTCAAAAGAATTTTGGAGGTGGCCTCGTAA
- a CDS encoding response regulator produces the protein METRFYIADDDLSIQRILESIIEKHHLGFVIGTATDGKSTVNEVASLQPDIVLVDLLMPHIDGIGVVSMLNKSKCNSSFIMISQVDSSDMIAAAYEKGIEFFINKPINVVEVVSVIKNVKEKHSLTKMLYSFESAVKIMRGNEPVPSKSEGQDYLKANIRKVLANLGISGEAGYQDLVEMLYLLISRSPHPSLYTSSPKMSEAYELLKNHYQHSGSLINTGTIEQRIRRTIKSALNNLAHRGLEDYHDDIFIRYSSLLFEFSEVRREMDYLKGKQKSSGKISVRKFVDGIQILLADESAS, from the coding sequence ATGGAAACTCGTTTTTATATTGCCGACGATGATCTTAGCATCCAGCGCATTTTAGAAAGTATTATTGAGAAGCACCACCTTGGCTTTGTTATTGGTACAGCAACAGATGGTAAATCTACTGTTAACGAGGTTGCTTCATTACAACCTGATATTGTCCTGGTCGATTTGTTGATGCCTCATATCGATGGTATCGGTGTTGTTTCTATGCTTAATAAATCAAAATGCAACAGTTCTTTTATCATGATTTCTCAGGTTGATTCCAGTGATATGATTGCTGCTGCATATGAAAAAGGGATCGAGTTTTTTATCAACAAACCAATTAACGTAGTAGAAGTCGTTTCTGTGATTAAAAATGTTAAGGAAAAACACAGCCTTACAAAGATGCTTTACTCTTTTGAAAGTGCTGTTAAAATAATGCGAGGTAACGAACCCGTCCCGTCAAAATCCGAAGGACAAGATTACTTAAAAGCCAATATAAGAAAGGTGTTGGCTAACCTGGGAATTTCTGGGGAAGCCGGTTATCAGGATTTAGTCGAAATGCTTTATTTGTTGATAAGCCGAAGCCCTCACCCTAGCCTTTACACCAGTAGCCCTAAGATGAGTGAAGCTTATGAGTTGTTGAAAAATCATTATCAACATAGCGGCTCTCTCATTAATACCGGAACCATCGAGCAAAGAATACGGCGGACCATAAAGAGTGCACTCAACAACCTTGCCCATCGTGGTTTAGAAGATTATCACGATGATATTTTTATACGATATTCATCTTTATTGTTTGAATTTAGCGAAGTGAGACGGGAAATGGATTATCTGAAGGGAAAACAAAAATCCAGTGGTAAAATCAGTGTTCGGAAGTTTGTTGATGGTATCCAGATTTTATTAGCGGATGAGTCTGCATCATAA
- a CDS encoding dicarboxylate/amino acid:cation symporter, with amino-acid sequence MKGKMSLTTKILLGLVAGLIAGIILQGAPEFVNTFIAPLGRLFLNMIMMIIVPLVFSSLIVGAASVGDPKTLGRMGGKTLAYYLLTTAFAITIGLALGSLFKPGVGLSMPVDADIAASEAPALTETLLNIIPRNAISAMADGNMLQIIVFALFLGVAFNAIPKEKGQVFIDFFDGLAEIMYKVTSYVMAFAPIGVFGLITPVVVNHGLSVLLPLGTVIAAVYIGCILHATIVYSTAVSVMGKISPLKFFKGIAPAAITAFSTTSSAGTLPVTIKCARENLGVSQKVSSFVLPLGATINMDGTALYQGVSVLFVAQVYGIELTMAQMGTIILTATLASIGTAGVPGAGMIMLSLVLTSIGLPLDGVALVAGVDRILDMARTSVNVIGDASCAVVVASTENELDVPEEAQLG; translated from the coding sequence TTGAAAGGAAAAATGTCGCTTACTACAAAAATCCTGTTAGGTCTTGTTGCTGGTCTGATCGCCGGTATTATCCTGCAGGGAGCTCCAGAATTTGTCAACACATTTATCGCACCCTTAGGTAGGCTTTTCTTAAACATGATCATGATGATTATCGTACCATTGGTTTTCTCATCATTGATTGTTGGTGCGGCTAGCGTAGGTGATCCTAAAACCCTTGGCCGAATGGGAGGTAAAACCTTAGCTTATTACCTTTTAACAACCGCTTTTGCCATTACTATTGGATTAGCTCTAGGTTCGCTTTTCAAGCCAGGTGTCGGCTTATCCATGCCCGTTGATGCGGATATAGCCGCTTCAGAAGCGCCGGCATTAACAGAGACCTTATTAAACATTATTCCCAGAAATGCCATCAGTGCTATGGCCGATGGCAATATGCTCCAAATCATTGTTTTTGCACTTTTCCTTGGAGTAGCATTTAACGCTATTCCCAAAGAAAAGGGACAAGTCTTTATTGATTTCTTTGATGGTCTGGCAGAAATTATGTATAAAGTAACTTCTTATGTCATGGCCTTTGCACCTATCGGCGTATTTGGCTTGATCACTCCGGTAGTTGTTAATCATGGCTTATCGGTCCTTCTTCCTTTAGGTACTGTTATTGCCGCTGTCTATATTGGATGTATTCTTCACGCTACCATTGTTTACAGTACGGCTGTTTCAGTAATGGGTAAAATCAGTCCGTTGAAGTTTTTCAAAGGTATTGCACCTGCCGCTATTACAGCTTTCAGTACCACCAGTAGTGCCGGAACTCTGCCGGTTACTATAAAGTGTGCCCGAGAAAACTTGGGAGTCTCTCAAAAAGTATCGAGTTTCGTTTTGCCTCTCGGAGCTACTATCAACATGGATGGAACAGCTCTGTATCAAGGTGTTAGTGTTCTTTTCGTTGCACAAGTATACGGAATAGAGTTAACGATGGCACAGATGGGTACGATCATTTTAACAGCCACTTTAGCTTCTATCGGAACAGCCGGGGTACCAGGAGCTGGAATGATCATGTTATCTCTGGTATTAACTTCTATCGGTCTTCCTCTGGATGGTGTTGCTTTGGTTGCAGGTGTTGACCGGATCTTAGACATGGCCAGAACTTCTGTAAATGTTATTGGTGACGCTTCTTGTGCTGTTGTTGTTGCTTCAACAGAAAATGAATTAGATGTACCAGAAGAAGCTCAGTTAGGGTAA
- the cuyB gene encoding cysteate racemase: MNEKIVGILGGMGPEATWDLFGRIIKRTPVKKDADHLRVIIDSNPKIPDRTAAILSNGPSPVDAMIQTGLNLENSGADFLVIPCMTAHYFYEAVQTRLKIPIINAFELMKKHIEQHFSNQVKVLVVATSGSIQSGLYQKYLPSDYLVFPGESIQEEEVMDLIYGPRGIKAGYTDEKNMDRLYRLMQRYQQSGVSSVIAGCTEIGLLLKDQATPLPVIDPLDLLAHETLRLAKEL, from the coding sequence ATGAATGAAAAAATTGTTGGCATCTTAGGCGGTATGGGACCCGAAGCCACCTGGGACTTATTTGGAAGAATTATTAAGCGCACCCCAGTAAAGAAAGACGCTGACCATTTAAGGGTCATTATTGACTCTAACCCTAAAATTCCAGATCGTACAGCTGCCATACTTTCGAATGGACCGAGTCCTGTAGATGCCATGATCCAAACAGGTCTCAATTTAGAAAATTCTGGAGCTGATTTTTTAGTCATCCCTTGCATGACAGCACATTATTTTTATGAAGCTGTTCAAACCCGATTAAAAATTCCCATCATCAACGCTTTTGAATTGATGAAAAAGCATATCGAACAGCATTTTTCTAACCAGGTTAAAGTGTTGGTTGTTGCGACTAGTGGTAGTATTCAATCCGGATTATACCAAAAATATTTACCATCTGATTACCTAGTTTTTCCTGGAGAAAGTATCCAAGAAGAGGAAGTAATGGATCTCATTTATGGTCCTCGTGGCATCAAAGCCGGATATACCGATGAAAAAAACATGGACCGATTATATCGATTAATGCAGCGTTACCAACAATCAGGGGTAAGCTCTGTGATTGCCGGTTGTACAGAGATAGGTCTTTTGCTTAAAGATCAAGCAACGCCGCTTCCCGTCATCGATCCATTAGATTTACTGGCTCACGAAACCCTTCGTCTGGCCAAGGAACTCTAA
- a CDS encoding DUF4349 domain-containing protein, translating into MNDAPVFRKKKVVLILLLFSIAFFAVSGCGSSQDDAMMSEPASAPDLDISESASFTEEAAYDAAPQDPNTRRGMNVSDIPKTNHKIIYTGEISMETLTFDETIEKITHYVEKTGGYIENSSIEGHRIGNRSVQSKRYAHFTFRIPEQGFTGFADQMRDFGNVTAESTQGENITERYFDTEARLNSLTVQEERLLSLLEKADTIDDIMRIESELSNIRYQVESLTGTLQKWDHLVQYSTIYLSLREVDEITPDPTHPPGFLKDLQSALEDSILAVIESLKFVVTFIIMAVPFIIVFGLLFLLIKKFYRVVIEPRRKPKNQPPLPPKE; encoded by the coding sequence GTGAATGACGCTCCCGTTTTCAGAAAGAAAAAGGTAGTCCTCATTTTATTATTATTTTCTATCGCTTTTTTTGCTGTTTCCGGATGTGGATCATCACAAGATGATGCCATGATGTCCGAACCTGCCTCAGCGCCAGATCTTGATATCTCTGAGAGTGCTTCTTTTACAGAAGAAGCCGCCTACGATGCTGCCCCGCAGGATCCTAATACCCGCCGTGGCATGAACGTGAGTGATATTCCTAAAACCAATCATAAAATTATCTACACAGGTGAAATCTCGATGGAAACCCTTACCTTTGATGAAACCATCGAAAAAATAACCCATTATGTAGAAAAAACAGGTGGATATATCGAAAATTCTTCTATCGAAGGTCACAGGATTGGTAACCGATCTGTCCAGTCCAAAAGATATGCTCATTTTACTTTCCGAATCCCCGAGCAAGGTTTTACTGGATTTGCTGACCAAATGAGAGATTTTGGTAATGTAACCGCCGAAAGTACCCAGGGAGAAAATATCACCGAACGTTATTTTGACACAGAAGCCCGCCTTAACAGTCTTACAGTCCAAGAAGAGAGATTGCTAAGCTTACTTGAAAAAGCCGATACCATCGATGATATTATGCGTATTGAATCCGAACTTTCTAATATACGGTATCAAGTTGAGAGTTTAACGGGCACTTTGCAAAAATGGGATCATTTAGTCCAGTATTCAACGATCTACCTTAGCCTTCGAGAGGTGGATGAAATAACACCAGACCCAACTCATCCACCCGGATTTCTTAAAGATTTACAAAGCGCCTTAGAGGATTCTATCCTAGCGGTCATTGAATCCTTAAAGTTCGTTGTTACCTTTATCATCATGGCCGTTCCTTTCATTATTGTCTTCGGTCTATTATTCCTGCTAATCAAAAAATTCTATCGAGTGGTTATTGAGCCACGACGCAAACCTAAAAATCAACCACCATTACCACCAAAAGAATGA
- a CDS encoding NlpC/P60 family protein — MKYRMILVLVILVIGISVPSVFATFSGSEFSDVDLTDWHVGYVLTLSDMDVVRGYSDSTFRPDATISKAEFIVLAMKTSHRHYQTAENEHWAMNYIRAAEEMGAIEAGDAETMALDEPINRAEAARILVRTQLTEDTEGCESYIEQVKDYEKIPEAYQTYVLKAFAKNWISGYPDGSFQPDNEVTRAEASVMLTKSMGQEAQLRMKQMLDEAEKLLQKEIDQAENLRESILDKAMDMKGVPYRFGGSSPNTGFDCSGMVSYVLANHGVVVPRSSAAMYNAVEHIPKEEMEPGDLVFFTAYRSGPSHVGFYVGEGMFIHAPSSGGSVTLDPVDDPSYWGPRFLTAARVH; from the coding sequence GTGAAGTATCGAATGATTCTAGTTCTTGTCATCCTAGTTATTGGCATAAGTGTTCCTTCTGTGTTTGCAACGTTTAGTGGGTCTGAGTTTTCCGATGTTGATTTAACAGACTGGCATGTTGGATATGTGTTAACCTTGTCGGATATGGATGTTGTAAGAGGATATAGTGACTCGACCTTCAGACCGGATGCAACCATCAGTAAAGCAGAATTTATTGTATTGGCAATGAAAACAAGCCACCGACATTATCAAACAGCAGAAAATGAGCATTGGGCAATGAATTACATACGCGCTGCAGAAGAGATGGGTGCTATCGAGGCGGGAGACGCTGAGACAATGGCTCTGGATGAACCCATTAATCGGGCAGAAGCGGCAAGAATCTTAGTAAGAACACAGCTTACAGAGGATACAGAGGGTTGCGAATCTTACATTGAACAAGTGAAAGATTATGAAAAAATACCAGAAGCGTATCAAACTTATGTACTAAAAGCATTTGCAAAAAATTGGATTTCTGGTTATCCAGATGGAAGTTTTCAACCAGATAACGAAGTAACGCGAGCCGAAGCTTCTGTTATGTTAACAAAATCCATGGGGCAAGAAGCACAATTGCGAATGAAGCAGATGTTAGATGAAGCAGAAAAATTATTACAGAAGGAGATTGATCAGGCAGAAAATTTACGTGAAAGCATCTTAGACAAAGCGATGGATATGAAAGGAGTACCCTATCGTTTTGGTGGATCTAGCCCTAATACTGGGTTTGACTGTTCGGGAATGGTATCCTATGTGTTAGCAAATCATGGGGTTGTTGTTCCTAGATCCAGTGCAGCCATGTATAATGCCGTTGAGCATATTCCAAAGGAAGAGATGGAACCAGGAGATTTGGTGTTTTTCACCGCTTATCGGTCAGGACCTTCTCATGTAGGCTTTTATGTAGGAGAAGGCATGTTTATCCATGCTCCCTCATCTGGAGGATCTGTTACGTTGGATCCAGTAGATGATCCGTCTTATTGGGGACCACGGTTTCTTACCGCTGCTCGGGTTCACTAA